The Haloferax sp. Atlit-12N genome window below encodes:
- a CDS encoding PspA/IM30 family protein, with product MGILSRTSYVIRSKINALLNRAEDPTETLDYSYEKMRDELQQVKQGIADLTTQKKRLEIQKRRLEENVEKHNDQAREAVQQDREDLARKALEKKQAKMNQIEELETQIASLQETQDQLVNKKDELQSRIEEFRTKKETMKARYEAAEASSRVSEAMTGVGDEMADVGRALERAEERTDDMEARSAAMDELMDSGAFDDALSDKDSIERELEAGRTNAEVDTELETLKAEMGKSSGSSSSESADDADVDVETDVADEEVEAELEELKNEDDSSSSS from the coding sequence ATGGGAATTCTCTCTCGCACGTCGTACGTCATCCGGTCGAAGATAAACGCCCTCCTCAACCGTGCGGAGGACCCGACCGAGACGCTCGACTACTCCTACGAGAAGATGCGCGACGAGCTACAGCAGGTCAAACAGGGTATCGCCGACCTGACCACCCAGAAGAAGCGACTGGAGATTCAGAAGCGCCGCCTCGAAGAGAACGTCGAAAAGCACAACGACCAGGCCCGCGAGGCCGTCCAGCAGGACCGCGAGGACCTCGCCCGCAAGGCGCTCGAAAAGAAGCAGGCCAAGATGAACCAAATCGAGGAGTTGGAGACGCAGATCGCCAGCCTGCAGGAGACGCAGGACCAACTCGTCAACAAGAAGGATGAACTCCAGAGCCGCATCGAGGAGTTCCGCACCAAAAAGGAGACCATGAAGGCCCGCTACGAGGCCGCCGAGGCGTCGAGCCGCGTCTCCGAGGCGATGACCGGCGTCGGCGACGAGATGGCCGACGTGGGGCGCGCGCTCGAGCGTGCCGAAGAACGCACCGACGACATGGAGGCCCGCTCCGCCGCGATGGACGAACTCATGGACTCCGGCGCGTTCGACGACGCCCTCTCGGACAAGGACTCCATCGAGCGCGAACTCGAAGCCGGACGCACCAACGCCGAGGTCGACACGGAGCTTGAGACGCTCAAAGCCGAGATGGGCAAGTCCTCTGGGTCGTCGTCGAGCGAGAGCGCGGACGACGCCGACGTGGACGTCGAGACCGACGTGGCCGACGAGGAGGTCGAAGCCGAACTGGAAGAACTGAAGAACGAAGACGACTCTTCGTCCTCCTCCTAA
- a CDS encoding dienelactone hydrolase family protein: MTETILVPGGRDVRATLDRARENDPDGTNDPATRTDAVVVACPPHPQHQGHRGDGRLVAVSDALTARGADCLRFDYGPWDEGYGERADTLRAVEWAGGRYDRVGLFGFSFGGAMALLAAAEGAAVDAVSALGPAGRLADDLDAVAAFDRIPVPVQVVYGTRDDIADWEPVVKRAREYHQPVVEFAADHFFVGQEAKVAAAVADFLLPNLGVE, from the coding sequence ATGACCGAGACGATTCTCGTCCCCGGGGGGCGCGACGTGCGGGCGACCCTCGACCGCGCCCGCGAGAACGACCCGGACGGCACGAACGACCCAGCGACCCGAACCGACGCCGTCGTCGTCGCCTGCCCGCCCCACCCACAACACCAAGGCCACCGCGGCGACGGCCGTCTCGTCGCCGTCAGCGACGCGCTCACCGCCCGCGGCGCGGACTGCCTCCGCTTCGATTACGGCCCGTGGGACGAGGGCTACGGCGAGCGCGCCGACACCCTCCGGGCGGTCGAGTGGGCCGGGGGGCGCTACGACCGCGTGGGCCTGTTCGGCTTCTCGTTCGGCGGCGCGATGGCGCTCCTCGCGGCCGCCGAGGGCGCGGCCGTGGACGCCGTCTCCGCGCTCGGCCCCGCCGGGCGACTCGCCGACGACCTCGATGCAGTCGCTGCCTTCGACCGCATCCCCGTCCCCGTGCAGGTCGTCTACGGCACTCGCGACGACATCGCCGACTGGGAACCCGTCGTCAAGCGCGCCCGCGAGTACCACCAACCGGTCGTCGAGTTCGCGGCCGACCACTTCTTCGTCGGGCAGGAGGCGAAGGTCGCGGCCGCCGTCGCCGACTTCCTCCTCCCGAACCTCGGCGTCGAGTGA
- a CDS encoding transcription factor S has protein sequence MQFCDECGSMMVSQNGAMTCTNDDCGGTAERDEELAAEFVSTEAQSGDELIETEEGAEFEGKPTAKDVHCDDCGHTKAWYTIKQTGSADEPPTRFFKCQECGYRWREYN, from the coding sequence ATGCAGTTCTGCGACGAGTGCGGTTCGATGATGGTGAGCCAGAACGGCGCGATGACCTGCACGAACGACGACTGCGGGGGGACCGCCGAGCGCGACGAGGAACTCGCGGCGGAGTTCGTCTCCACCGAGGCGCAGTCGGGCGACGAACTCATCGAGACCGAAGAGGGCGCGGAGTTCGAGGGCAAGCCGACCGCGAAAGACGTTCATTGTGATGACTGCGGCCACACGAAAGCGTGGTACACCATCAAGCAGACCGGGTCGGCCGACGAACCGCCAACGCGCTTCTTTAAATGTCAGGAATGTGGGTATCGGTGGCGGGAGTACAACTAA
- a CDS encoding HTR-like protein — MSQIPFGVPRLDSIIGGGAPPGNVVLLAGESGAGAREFLYTSATMNALSHTDEELFDLHYGSLADTATPPPEIHYVSFTAGEEYLRREMGYTMDDELVESAVEHIEFHDLSPEYFQLSPIPREWYLGQPTKLEDLGHRHNRESVLGALGTTLSQHAPGNLVLIDSLTDLVASQSDEMTWSDIAMVIKGLEKASYQWGGLILVLVSTEALSKTELGVLKGATGGSLLFEWESGGSKRARTMVVQEFRGVLARLESENIVQFETEINESGLDVSDVRKIR; from the coding sequence ATGTCTCAAATCCCCTTCGGCGTCCCCCGCCTCGACAGTATCATCGGCGGCGGCGCACCCCCGGGGAACGTCGTGCTCCTCGCGGGCGAGTCCGGCGCGGGCGCTCGGGAGTTCCTCTACACGAGCGCGACGATGAACGCCCTCTCGCACACCGACGAGGAGCTGTTCGACCTCCACTACGGCTCGCTCGCGGACACCGCGACGCCGCCGCCGGAGATTCACTACGTCTCCTTTACCGCCGGCGAGGAGTACCTGCGCCGCGAGATGGGCTACACGATGGACGACGAACTCGTCGAGTCCGCCGTCGAACACATCGAGTTCCACGACCTCTCGCCGGAGTACTTCCAACTCAGTCCGATTCCGCGCGAGTGGTACCTCGGTCAGCCGACGAAGTTGGAGGACCTCGGCCACCGACACAACCGCGAGTCCGTGCTTGGCGCGCTGGGGACCACCCTCAGTCAGCACGCGCCCGGCAACCTCGTGCTCATCGACTCCCTGACCGACCTCGTGGCCAGCCAGTCCGACGAGATGACGTGGTCGGACATCGCGATGGTCATCAAGGGACTGGAGAAGGCCTCCTACCAGTGGGGCGGGCTCATCCTCGTGCTCGTGAGCACCGAGGCGCTCTCGAAGACCGAACTCGGCGTCCTCAAGGGCGCGACCGGCGGCTCGCTGCTTTTCGAGTGGGAGTCCGGGGGGTCGAAGCGCGCGCGGACCATGGTCGTCCAGGAGTTCCGCGGCGTGCTCGCCCGGTTAGAGAGCGAGAACATCGTGCAGTTCGAGACCGAAATCAACGAGAGCGGCCTCGACGTGAGCGACGTACGGAAGATTCGCTGA
- a CDS encoding beta-ribofuranosylaminobenzene 5'-phosphate synthase family protein, whose amino-acid sequence MVRVSTGARIHFGFLNLSLARDRLYGGVGVALDEPRVVVAAEPASEVRCRHPAAREYAEQAVELLGADGVDLSVERALPRHAGLGSGTQLALAVLRAVAAATGREADVRRLAPEMGRGGRSGVGVATFEAGGAVLDAGHPTARFTTDRPEDGSWSVPAVAARHEIPDRWRFLLVVPDVDPGRNGAAEESSMRSVVERADAQTGDRIAGIVTRRLLPALAEGSAERFGEAVESVGRLNGTWYADEQGGVYRPPVGALVSSLSESPVVYGAGQSSWGPTVYGVTDIDHVDEAVEAGRAALADADIDGSVSVARGRNRGASVE is encoded by the coding sequence ATGGTTCGGGTCTCGACCGGCGCGCGCATCCACTTCGGCTTCCTCAATCTGAGCCTCGCCCGCGACCGCCTCTACGGCGGCGTGGGTGTCGCGCTCGACGAGCCGCGGGTGGTCGTCGCCGCCGAGCCCGCGTCCGAGGTTCGGTGCCGGCATCCCGCCGCCCGCGAGTACGCCGAGCAGGCGGTCGAACTCCTCGGAGCCGATGGCGTCGACCTCTCGGTCGAGCGCGCCCTGCCGCGACACGCCGGCCTTGGGAGCGGGACACAGCTCGCGCTCGCGGTGTTGCGAGCGGTCGCAGCCGCCACCGGCCGCGAGGCCGACGTACGCCGACTCGCACCCGAGATGGGGCGCGGCGGTCGCTCCGGTGTCGGCGTCGCCACGTTCGAAGCCGGCGGGGCCGTCCTCGACGCGGGCCACCCGACCGCGCGCTTCACCACCGACAGACCGGAAGACGGCTCGTGGTCGGTGCCGGCGGTCGCCGCCCGGCACGAGATACCCGACCGCTGGCGGTTTCTGCTCGTCGTCCCCGACGTCGACCCCGGCCGCAACGGCGCGGCCGAGGAGTCGAGTATGCGCTCCGTCGTCGAGCGCGCGGACGCCCAGACCGGCGACCGAATCGCCGGCATCGTCACGCGCCGGCTCCTCCCGGCGCTCGCCGAAGGGTCCGCCGAGCGCTTCGGCGAGGCCGTCGAGTCCGTTGGCCGGCTCAACGGGACGTGGTACGCCGACGAGCAGGGGGGTGTCTACCGGCCGCCGGTCGGCGCGCTCGTCTCGTCGCTGTCTGAGTCGCCGGTCGTCTACGGCGCGGGCCAGTCGTCGTGGGGGCCGACCGTCTACGGCGTCACCGACATCGACCACGTCGACGAGGCGGTCGAGGCGGGTCGGGCGGCGCTGGCCGACGCCGACATCGACGGAAGCGTCTCGGTCGCCCGCGGGCGGAACCGCGGCGCGAGCGTAGAGTGA